The following nucleotide sequence is from Pseudonocardia abyssalis.
CAGCCCGCTCGCCGCGCTGCCGCCCACCGGCCAGTTGCTCGGGCCGCTGCTCGGCCCGACCGGCGCGCTGCAGGGACTGCAGGAGTTCCCGCTGCTCGGCGACGCGCTGCCGATCCTGCCGGGCCAGGTGGAACCCCTGCCCGAGCGTGCTCCGGAGGGATCCACGACCCCGCCGCCCGCCACACCGACCCGGCAGCCGGACGCCGGACAGGGCGACGGCGGCCTGCTCGGCGGCCTGCTGGGAGGCGGACGATGATCACGCGGGCCACGAAGATCCAGCTGGTGGCGTTCCTGCTGCTCACCGTGCTCGGCGTCGGGTACACCGGCTTCCGGTACGCGGGCTTCGGCGACGTCCTCGGCACCACGACCTACCCCGTGACGATGCGGCTCGCCGACTCCGGCGGCATCTTCACCGGCGCCGACGTCACCTACCGCGGCGTCTCCGTCGGTCGGGTCGGGGCGCTGACGCTCACGCCCCAGGGCGTGGACGTGCAGCTCGACGTCGAGCGGAGCGCCCCGGACATCCCCGTCGACGTCGACGCGGCCGTCCGGAACCTCTCCGCGATCGGCGAGCAGTACGTCGACCTGCAGCCCGCCTCCGACGGCGGGCCGCTGCTCGAGGACGGGTCGGTCATCCCCGTCGACCGCACCTCGACACCGGTGCCGGTGGAGGAGCTCGTCGTCGGCGTCGACGACCTGGCCCGCTCGGTCCCCCTGCAGTCGCTGCAGACCGTGGTCTCCGAGCTCGGCACGGCGTTCGACGGCACCGCGGGCCCGCTGCAGCGGATCCTCGCCACCACCGATGCGTTCAGCGAGGACGCCGTCGAGGCGCTGCCGCAGACCCTCGACCTGCTGCGCGACGGGCGCACCGTGCTCACCACGCAGAACGAGGTGTCCGGGTCGTTCCAGAACTTCAGTGCCGACCTGGCGCTGCTGGCCGAGCAGCTCAGGACCTCCGACCCGGACCTGCGGCGTCTGCTGGAGACCGCCCCGGAGGCCTCCGAGCAGATCACCGGGCTCCTGCGCGAGAGCGGTCCGGGGCTGTCCACGCTGATCTCCGACCTGCTCACCGTCGCCCGCGTCGCCGAGCCGCGCCAGGCGGGCCTGCGGCAGCTGCTGGTGACCTACCCGGCCTTCGCCTCGGTCGCCTACACGGTCGCCCCCGGCGACGGCACCGCGCACCTCGGCCTCGCGGTCAACCTGTTCGACCCCTACCCGTGCACGCAGGGGTACGAGGGCACCCAGCGGCGCTCCGGCATCGAGATCGAGGACACCCCGGCGAACGCCGACGCGTACTGCGCGGAACCCCCCGGTAGCCCGATCTCGGTGCGCGGGGCGCAGAATGTCCCGCGGGCGGAGACCCCCATGCCGCCCAAGGACGCCCCGGTCGGACCGCCGTCGGGCGGTGTGTTCGCCGGCACGGCGCCGGTCGGCTCGGAGACCCCGCTGAGCAGCCCGGCCCAGATCCTCACCGGCCTGCTCCCCTAGGCCGCGTTCCCCCATGGAGGGCGCATGACCCTGCTCGACGAACGCGACACCGCCGGAGAACCGGCCGCCGCGCCCCGCCGCGACCCGGTCCGGCTGCTCACGGTGCTGGTCGCCGCGGCCGCCGTCGTCGCTCTGGTGCTCGGCGTGCTGTGGGCCCTGACGGTCACCGACGACGACCGCGACCTCGCGCAGTCCCGCGACGTCGTGCTGCTCGACGCCCGCCAGGCCGCGATCAACCTGAACACCCTCGACTCGGCGGACGTGGAGCCGGGCCTCGACCTGTGGGAGCAGTCCTCCACCGGCGGGCTGCTCGACGAGTTCCGCGCCAACCGCGCCGAGTACGCCGGGCTGGTCACGGAGTCCGGCCGCAGCACCTCCGCGTCCGTCACCGACGCCGCGGTCGCCGAGCTGGACCTGCGCTCCGGCGTGGCCCGCGTCGTCGTCGGGGTGGACGTGCAGGTCACGGTGCCCGACGAGGACCCGGTGCTGCTGCGGCAGCGCCTGCAGATCGAGATGACCCGCACCGACCAGGGCTGGAAGGCCAGCCGGGCCGACGTCGTCCGCTGACCGGCCCCCGACCCGACCGCCCCGAGCAGGAGGTGCGACCGATGCCCGCACGCCGCCGCACGATCCCCAGTCCCGCCACCCGCCGTCCGAAGGTCGCGGGCACCGCGGCCCCCGGCCGTCCCGAGACCGACGGCGAAGGCCCCACTCTCACCGGGGTCCGCGGGCCCCGGCCCCCGGCATCCGTCGCGGCCCGCGTCCGGACGCAGCCGGCGGGCCCGGTCGCCGACGCCCCGGTCGCCGACGCCCCCAGCGACGCAGCGGTCGCCGACGCACCGGCCGGTCCCGCCGGGGACCCGGCGTCGGTCGACCCGGCGGAGCCCACGACGGGGGCCGACCCCGCGACCACTCCCCGCGGCCGTCGCAGGTCACGGCCCGCCGCAGGATCCGGCGACCCCGCCGAGCCCACCGGTACCGGCCGCGGGGCCGCCGTGCTCTCCCGCCTGCGCACCATGCCCGTGCTCGCCGCGCTGCTGGTCGTCCTCGTCGCCCTGTCGGTGTTCTTCGGGATCGCCACCGCGGCGCTGCGGAGCTCCCCGTCGGCGGCGAACACGGCCCTGACCGACCTCACGGCGACGTCGGAGGTGAGCACCCAGCTCGGCGACGCGCTGGAGCTGCTCTACTCCTACGACTTCGCCCGCCTCGACGAGAACGAGCGCGCGGCCCGCGACGTCATCACCGAGGGCTTCACGCCGGAGTTCGACCGCCTGTTCACCCAGGTCCGCGAGCTCGCCCCGCAGCAGCAGGCGGTCGTCTCGGCGGTCGTCACGGTCTCCGCGGTGCAATCGATCGAGGGTGACACCGCGGTGCTCGTCGCGTTCATGGACCAGCAGGCCAGCACCGCGGCCTCGACGGAGCAGGTCGCCGCGGCGGGCCGCCTCACCGTCACCGGTGAGCGCGTCGACGGCCGCTGGAGGATCGCCTCGGTCGAGAGCCGCTGACCCGGCCACCCCCTGCGCCGGGACCCGGCGCGGGGGCGTAGTCTGGCGCACGGTTCCACCGAAGACCGCAGGTCTGCGCCCGCCATCACGGGGGCGTACGAAGGCCCCGCCAGGAGCGGGCGACCCGCGCAGGAGGACGAGGTAGCTCCGGTCGCCGTCGTGCGCCCGTTCACGCCCCGTGCGCTCTGCGCCGGGGCGTCTCGCGTCTCCAGGGGCAGTCGCCGGTGGGTTCACATCACCGACGACTACCCGAGAGGAGGCAGGGAATGGCTCGATCCGACAAGGTCGCTGCGGTCGACGAGATCGCCAGCCGGTTCCGGGGCGCGTCCGCCTCGGTCGTCACCGAGTACCGCGGCCTCAGCATGACCCAGCTGATCGCCCTGCGGCGCGCTCTGGGCAACGACACCACCTACCGCGTCGCCAAGAACACCCTGGTGAAGCGGGCGGCGGAGGATGCCGGAGTCAGCGGCATCGAGTCGCTGCTCGTCGGCCCGACGGCCATCGCGTTCATCAACGGCGAGCCGTCGGAGGCCGCGAAGGCCATCCGCGACTTCGCCAAGGACAACAAGGCCCTGATCGTCAAGGGCGGCTACATGGACGGTCGCGCCCTGACCGTCGCCGAGGTCGCCTCGCTCGCCGACCTGGAGTCGCGCGAGGTCCTGCTGGCCAAGCTGGCCGGCGCGATGAAGGCCAACCTGTCCAAGGCCGCCGGTCTGTTCGCCGCTCCGGCGTCGCAGGTCGCGCGCCTGGCGCAGGCGCTCGCCGACAAGCGTGCGGAGGAGGGTGGCGAGGCCCCGGCCGCCGCCACCGATGACGCCGCCGCCGACGCCGACACCACCGAGGCCCCGGCCGACGCCGAGAGCTGAGCTCCACCCCCACCTGCTGCACCTGTGCTGCACCCCTGAGAAAGGACCGCCACCATGGCGAAGCTGTCCACCGACGAGCTGCTCGAGGCCTTCAAGGACCTCACCCTCATCGAGCTGTCGGAGTTCGTGAAGAAGTTCGAGGAGACCTTCGACGTCACCGCGGCCGCCCCGGTCGCCGTCGCCGCCGCCGGCGGTGCCGCTGCCGCCGCCCCCGCCGAGGAGGAGAAGGACGAGTTCAACGTCGTCCTCGACGCCGCCGGTGACAAGAAGATCCAGGTCATCAAGGTCGTCCGCGAGCTCGTCTCGGGCCTGGGCCTCAAGGAGGCCAAGGACCTCGTCGAGGCCGCCCCCAAGTCGGTGCTCGAGGGCGTCGACAAGGCTGCCGCCGAGGCCGCCAAGACCAAGCTCGAGGAGGCCGGCGCGAAGGTCAGCCTGAGCTGATCACCGCGTCACCACCGCACGCACGACAGGGGCGGCACCCGGACCGGGTGCCGCCCCTGTCGCGCGTTCGCTACCGCCCGCGCAGCTCGCGCCGCAGCAGCTTGCCCGTCACGGTCTTGGGGATCTCGTCGAGGAACTCGATCGCCCGCGGGTACTTGTATGCCGCCATCCGCTCCTTCGCGAACGCGATGAGTTCCGCTTCCGTCACCGACCTCCCCGGACGCAGGCTGACGAACGCCTTGACGCTCTCGCCGCGGTACTCGTCCGGCACTCCGACGACGGCCGCCTCCCGGACGGCCTCGTGCTCGTAGAGGACGTCCTCGACCTCGCGCGGCCAGACCTTGTAGCCGCCCGCGTTGATCTGGTCCTTCTTGCGGTCGACGATGTAGAACCAGCCGTCGGCGTCCATGTAACCCACGTCGCCGGTGTGCAACGAGCCGCCGGGCAGCGCCTTGGCGGTCTCCTCGGGCTTGTTCCAGTACCCCACGACGACCTGCGGGCCGGTGGTGACCAGCTCGCCGATCTCGCCGACCGGGAGGTCGTCGCCCTGGTCGTCGACGATCTGGACCACGGTGTCGTAGACCGGCACGCCGACGCTCAGCGCGCCGGACGCCTCGTCGACCGGACCCTCCGAGCCGAACGGCGTGCCGTGGCTCGGGGACGTCGTCTCGGTGAGGCCGTAGACGTTGTGGATGTAGTGCCCGAACGTCGATGCGAACGCCTTCACCGTGGACGGCGGGATGGGGGCCCCACCGGACAGGATCTTGGTCAGCGTCGCCAGCGCGTCCTTCTCGGCCGCGGGGGAGTTCATCAGCGCGATGAACACCGTGATCGAGCCGACCGTGAAGGTCGCCTGCTCGTCCCGGATCGTCTCGATCGTGACGGCCGGGTCGAGCCGGTACATGAGCACCAGCGGCGCACCGATCAGCAGCGAGATCGCGATGTGCGCGATCAGGCCGGTGATGTGGAACAGCGGGGCGACGCCGAGCACGACGTCGTCGCTGGTCAGGCCGACCCAGTCGCGGTAGGTCTGCGCGTTGAAGACCACGTTGCGGTGGGTCGTCATCGCACCCTTGGGCGGGCCCGTGGTGCCGGAGGTGTAGGTCAGGAACGCGATGTCGTCCGGACCCAGAACCACCGCGGGCGGGGCCTGTCCGGCGAACCGCTCCAGCGTCTGCGCCATGTCCAGGGTGCCCTCGCACGCGATCCGCTCGACCCCGGTGAAGATCCGGGGGTCGTCGCGGGTCTGGTACTCCAGCTCCGAGGTGGTGATCACCGTGCGGACCGCGGTGCCCGGCACGACCTTCGCCGCGACGTCGCGGTGCAGGCTCTCCAGGCAGACGAGCACGGTCGCGCCGGAGTCGGTGAGCAGTTCGGTGAGCTCCCGCTCCTTGTTCATCGGGTTGATCGACACGGCGATGCCGCCGGCCTTCCAGGCCCCGATCTGCGCGATCAGGAACTGCGGCACGTTCTGCAGGTAGACGGCCACCCGCTCGCCCGCGGTGAACCCGGCGTCGACGATCGCCGCGGCGAACGCGTCGGTGAGGCCGTCGAGCTCGCGCAGGGTGATGCGGCCGTCGAAGTACCGGATGATGTCGCCGTCCGGGTCGCGCTCGACGGCGGCCCGGAACATGTCCAGCGCGCTGTCGAACTCGACCGTGATCGACGAGGGCTGACCGGCCGCGTAGCGGGCCAGCCAGGGCTTCGAACCGTAGATCGTCGACTCGGCGGCGGGCGTCATCGGATCGCGATCGGGTTCACCGGCGCACCCGTCCCGTTGACGACCTTCAATGGCGCGGCGACGTAGAGGAAGCTCCAGCGTCCGTCGGCGGCGCAGGCGTCGGCGAGGTCGTCGAGCCAGGCGATCTCGGTGAGGGTGACGCCCAGGTTGCGCATCAGGGCGCAGTGCAGGGGGAGCGCGACGCCGGTCTCCGGCTCGTAGGTGACCTCGTTGGCGATGGTGTCGGTGACGAGGTTGGGTACCTCACGGTCCTGGAACCACTGCACGAGCTCGCGGGAGTAGGTCAGGCCCGGCTCCTTGAAGCCGTCGTAGAACGCGGCCGGGTCGTTGAGCTCGTACCAGTACTTCATCCAGCCGGTGCGGACGCAGAGGATGTCGTGCGGCTCGATGGTGACGCCCTGGGCCGCCGCGGCCGCCTCGAGGTCGGTGTGGTCGAACGTCTCGCCCTTGTCGAGGTAGTCCTTGCCGCGGTGTCGGGCCATGTCGATGAGGACGCCGCGGCCGACGATCCCCTTCTCGGCGATCGGGAGCACCGAGGCCTTCTGCATCGCGTCGATCGTGGAGCGGGCGTCGTAGCCGTTCCACAGCTTGCCGTCGTACCAGACGTGGCCCAGCGCGTCGTACTGGGTGGAGCCCTGCAGGAAGATGTGCGCGGTGTCGTCGGCGTAGTGCAGGCCGCCGGGGAACGCCGGTGCGCCCTCGCCGTCCCAGGTGCCCTCGTCGAGCTCGTTCTTGCGCTTGATGCCCTCGCGGCCGGGCCACAGCGGGTCGCCGGGGCCGTCGGTGCGGCCCATCTGGATCTGCAGCGTGAAGGTCTCGCCCGACTTCACGTGCCGGATGCCGCGGAGCACCTCGCCGGCGTCGAGGTAGTTCAGAGCCCCGAGCTCGTCGTCCGGACCCCACTTGCCCCAGTTGGACGGGGCGTCGGCGCCCAGTAGATCGCGCATGGCGGGGGCGTCGGACATCGTTGTCTCCTCGTGCGTCGACAGAAGTGTTGACGCCCGTGATGGTCGTGTCGCCTCTCACAGCCTGTCAAGGTGCCGCCGTTCACCGTGCCGCCGGCCGGGTGGACACGGAAAGCGACGGCGAACCGAGGCTCCGTCGGCGGTCGACCCGACGGGGTGAACTTCCCGGGTGAACGGTTGCGGAGTGCAGGAACGGGGCCGTAGAGGCCGGTCGTCCCACGAAACGGACCACTTACCGACGCGTAGCGTCTTGACTCGGTGCGCCTGTCAGGTCACTCTTAGGTCTCGATGGCTTCCTTGGGGACCTGTCTCGACAGCGGCTGCATATGCAGCTAGACTGCCTCTTTGCGCTGCCTCCGTCCAGCTTTGCGCGCGCTTCGAGGAGTCCCACCCCGGTGGTCCACCCCGAACTGCTCGCGAAGGTGGTCGGCGGTCGCGCCCTGACAACAGACGGCGTGACCCGGAACTTCCCGCTCCTACCGGACTGAACGAAACGGTAGCGCGAGGAACCCGGACCACGCCAGATGAAGAGCGCAGTTCCGGAAGGACGCATCTTGGCATCGCCGCACGCCACCAAGACCCCCGCGACCACCTCGGACCACATGGCCCTCCCCGGAGCCCCCACCCGGGTCTCCTTCGCGAAGATCCGCGAGCCGCTCCGGGTCCCCGACCTGCTCGACCTGCAGACGCAGTCGTTCGAGTGGCTGGTCGGCGACGAGGCGTGGTTCCAGCGGCGGATCGATGCCGGGGACGAGAACCCGGTGGGCGGTCTCGAGGAGATCCTCACCGAGATCTCGCCGATCGAGGACTTCTCCGGGTCGATGTCCCTGTCCTTCTCCGACCCTCGCTTCGACGAGGTCAAGGCCTCGGAGGAGGAGTGCAAGGACAAGGACATGACGTACGCGGCTCCGCTGTTCGTCACCGCGGAGTTCACGAACAACACCACGGGTGAGATCAAGAGCCAGACGGTCTTCATGGGGGACTTCCCCGTGATGACGTCGAAGGGCACGTTCATCATCAACGGCACCGAGCGTGTCGTCGTATCGCAGCTCGTCCGCTCGCCGGG
It contains:
- a CDS encoding MCE family protein gives rise to the protein MITRATKIQLVAFLLLTVLGVGYTGFRYAGFGDVLGTTTYPVTMRLADSGGIFTGADVTYRGVSVGRVGALTLTPQGVDVQLDVERSAPDIPVDVDAAVRNLSAIGEQYVDLQPASDGGPLLEDGSVIPVDRTSTPVPVEELVVGVDDLARSVPLQSLQTVVSELGTAFDGTAGPLQRILATTDAFSEDAVEALPQTLDLLRDGRTVLTTQNEVSGSFQNFSADLALLAEQLRTSDPDLRRLLETAPEASEQITGLLRESGPGLSTLISDLLTVARVAEPRQAGLRQLLVTYPAFASVAYTVAPGDGTAHLGLAVNLFDPYPCTQGYEGTQRRSGIEIEDTPANADAYCAEPPGSPISVRGAQNVPRAETPMPPKDAPVGPPSGGVFAGTAPVGSETPLSSPAQILTGLLP
- a CDS encoding nuclear transport factor 2 family protein, whose amino-acid sequence is MPARRRTIPSPATRRPKVAGTAAPGRPETDGEGPTLTGVRGPRPPASVAARVRTQPAGPVADAPVADAPSDAAVADAPAGPAGDPASVDPAEPTTGADPATTPRGRRRSRPAAGSGDPAEPTGTGRGAAVLSRLRTMPVLAALLVVLVALSVFFGIATAALRSSPSAANTALTDLTATSEVSTQLGDALELLYSYDFARLDENERAARDVITEGFTPEFDRLFTQVRELAPQQQAVVSAVVTVSAVQSIEGDTAVLVAFMDQQASTAASTEQVAAAGRLTVTGERVDGRWRIASVESR
- the rplJ gene encoding 50S ribosomal protein L10 — its product is MARSDKVAAVDEIASRFRGASASVVTEYRGLSMTQLIALRRALGNDTTYRVAKNTLVKRAAEDAGVSGIESLLVGPTAIAFINGEPSEAAKAIRDFAKDNKALIVKGGYMDGRALTVAEVASLADLESREVLLAKLAGAMKANLSKAAGLFAAPASQVARLAQALADKRAEEGGEAPAAATDDAAADADTTEAPADAES
- the rplL gene encoding 50S ribosomal protein L7/L12; this encodes MAKLSTDELLEAFKDLTLIELSEFVKKFEETFDVTAAAPVAVAAAGGAAAAAPAEEEKDEFNVVLDAAGDKKIQVIKVVRELVSGLGLKEAKDLVEAAPKSVLEGVDKAAAEAAKTKLEEAGAKVSLS
- a CDS encoding AMP-binding protein; this encodes MTPAAESTIYGSKPWLARYAAGQPSSITVEFDSALDMFRAAVERDPDGDIIRYFDGRITLRELDGLTDAFAAAIVDAGFTAGERVAVYLQNVPQFLIAQIGAWKAGGIAVSINPMNKERELTELLTDSGATVLVCLESLHRDVAAKVVPGTAVRTVITTSELEYQTRDDPRIFTGVERIACEGTLDMAQTLERFAGQAPPAVVLGPDDIAFLTYTSGTTGPPKGAMTTHRNVVFNAQTYRDWVGLTSDDVVLGVAPLFHITGLIAHIAISLLIGAPLVLMYRLDPAVTIETIRDEQATFTVGSITVFIALMNSPAAEKDALATLTKILSGGAPIPPSTVKAFASTFGHYIHNVYGLTETTSPSHGTPFGSEGPVDEASGALSVGVPVYDTVVQIVDDQGDDLPVGEIGELVTTGPQVVVGYWNKPEETAKALPGGSLHTGDVGYMDADGWFYIVDRKKDQINAGGYKVWPREVEDVLYEHEAVREAAVVGVPDEYRGESVKAFVSLRPGRSVTEAELIAFAKERMAAYKYPRAIEFLDEIPKTVTGKLLRRELRGR
- a CDS encoding cyclase family protein is translated as MSDAPAMRDLLGADAPSNWGKWGPDDELGALNYLDAGEVLRGIRHVKSGETFTLQIQMGRTDGPGDPLWPGREGIKRKNELDEGTWDGEGAPAFPGGLHYADDTAHIFLQGSTQYDALGHVWYDGKLWNGYDARSTIDAMQKASVLPIAEKGIVGRGVLIDMARHRGKDYLDKGETFDHTDLEAAAAAQGVTIEPHDILCVRTGWMKYWYELNDPAAFYDGFKEPGLTYSRELVQWFQDREVPNLVTDTIANEVTYEPETGVALPLHCALMRNLGVTLTEIAWLDDLADACAADGRWSFLYVAAPLKVVNGTGAPVNPIAIR